A single window of Treponema denticola ATCC 35405 DNA harbors:
- a CDS encoding alpha-amylase family glycosyl hydrolase has product MSTDSFFQEMEFHINGDVRKKCNLRSVLFSSCGNVIFENISEVHNFVFNFNSLVKEGLFGEGQAHLKAGELNAMGILDEVLHYVLRLYRQNIDADFFVKGYEFIEEEFKNKSLHSLDFLLKEFCKDFPPKDVYTDKLSLDEWFESNDGSSNVPNKVLAFEEFILLCLANRNPANAQFEVLFNNSNLKTIDSYGIFWDTVKRWSKKNRPIGRRLGKEQSGLDILSFLEEPMNRCPDSILGQLNYVKENWSRFTQNILLKVLGAEDLIREEDKAGWAPPQGGSFDVPVYTFENLLKEYEAFTPDKNWMPNLVLIAKSTLVWLDQLSKKYSAPITRLDQIPDEELKFFADSGITGLWLIGVWQRSEASRRIKEICGNPDAAASAYSIYDYDIAEELGGWPALTNLRERAWKFGIRMAADMVPNHTGLDSKWIMEEPNLFLQTRDKPFPSYSYDGENLSRDERTSVYLENGYYSKTDCAVVFKRVDNYSGDVRYIYHGNDGTGLPWNDTAQIDFLNSEAREKVIQKILHVARNFPIIRFDAAMVLAKKHIRRLWYPAPGSGGDIASRSRYALSIEEFERRIPKEFWREVVDRCAKEAPDTLLLAEAFWMMEGYFVRTLGMHRVYNSAFMNMLKKEENAKYRETIKNTLEFDPEVLRRYVNFMNNPDEETAIAQFGDGDKYFGVCTMMSAMPGLPMFGHGQLEGFTEKYGMEYRRSYKDEAVNSGLLERHKKGIFPLLKKRYIFSGVEKFRLFDFWNEGSVNENVFVWSNFFNGERSLIFYNNAYERASGWIQLSAAFAVKNAQNEKELRQENLMDSLNLNSGEDYFTVFYEQRSSLFFLRKNSELAEKGFFAALDGYQCQVFLNINEIKDDEGYYRELYQKADGRGFKDIEFEINKCKYGGLYNTIQDLCAKDLFPQISDYCGTYKKEAIEDVSEKIEDISKKLYPRLLNFFTTFEEVFFETFHYDEEKESLKTIKEKNKMRTLCFKNSIDCFLYLCSNEPSLIDENIKDESLKTQERLFINALKTLVFDTRENVLLYMASLLLSALFKFFPKEKIKLCRFDLAFAELLCSFGLPEVNSKSTLFLLSRLFCLPETEKNFFENSGSSKDCVKDFMDFCVHDEVIKNYLGLNEWNGEIWFNKESTERLILVNILFKLVWEERPEDSLFKCNILSLNFYAGIYSDMTKMFSAAEYKLKNIIDFSSEKA; this is encoded by the coding sequence ATGAGTACGGACTCTTTTTTTCAAGAAATGGAATTTCACATTAACGGAGATGTCCGCAAAAAGTGTAATTTAAGGTCGGTTCTTTTTTCTTCATGCGGAAATGTAATATTTGAAAATATTTCCGAAGTTCATAATTTTGTTTTTAATTTTAATTCCCTTGTAAAGGAAGGCCTTTTTGGAGAAGGTCAAGCTCATTTAAAAGCAGGCGAATTAAATGCGATGGGAATTTTAGATGAAGTTCTTCATTATGTTTTAAGGCTTTACCGTCAAAATATTGATGCCGATTTTTTTGTTAAAGGATATGAATTTATCGAAGAAGAATTTAAAAATAAAAGTCTTCATAGTCTTGATTTTTTATTAAAAGAGTTTTGTAAAGATTTCCCCCCAAAGGATGTTTACACGGATAAGCTCTCCTTAGATGAGTGGTTTGAATCAAATGATGGTTCATCAAATGTACCCAATAAAGTGCTGGCCTTTGAAGAGTTTATTTTACTCTGTCTTGCAAATAGAAATCCTGCAAATGCACAGTTTGAAGTTTTATTTAATAATTCAAATTTAAAAACAATAGATTCCTACGGCATTTTTTGGGATACGGTAAAAAGATGGTCAAAAAAAAATAGGCCCATAGGACGCCGATTAGGAAAAGAACAAAGCGGCCTTGATATTCTTTCTTTTTTGGAAGAACCTATGAACCGCTGTCCCGACAGTATTTTAGGCCAGCTTAATTATGTAAAAGAAAACTGGAGCCGGTTTACACAAAATATTTTACTCAAGGTTTTGGGTGCCGAGGACTTAATAAGGGAAGAAGACAAGGCCGGCTGGGCTCCGCCTCAAGGAGGAAGCTTTGATGTTCCGGTCTACACCTTTGAAAATCTGTTAAAAGAATACGAGGCTTTTACTCCCGATAAAAATTGGATGCCCAACTTGGTTTTAATAGCAAAAAGCACCTTGGTTTGGCTGGATCAGTTAAGTAAAAAATATTCCGCCCCGATTACGCGTCTCGATCAAATCCCCGATGAAGAGCTTAAATTTTTTGCAGATTCGGGAATTACCGGGCTTTGGTTAATCGGTGTTTGGCAGCGTTCCGAGGCGAGCCGCCGTATAAAAGAAATTTGCGGAAATCCTGATGCGGCCGCAAGTGCCTACAGTATCTATGACTATGACATTGCAGAAGAACTAGGCGGCTGGCCGGCTCTGACTAATTTACGAGAAAGAGCTTGGAAATTCGGAATCAGGATGGCCGCCGACATGGTTCCCAATCATACGGGCCTTGATTCCAAATGGATTATGGAAGAGCCGAATCTATTTTTGCAGACAAGGGATAAGCCCTTTCCTTCATATAGTTATGATGGTGAAAATCTTTCCCGGGATGAAAGAACAAGCGTTTATCTTGAAAACGGTTACTATTCAAAGACGGACTGTGCCGTAGTTTTTAAGCGTGTCGATAACTATTCCGGGGATGTACGCTATATTTATCATGGAAATGACGGCACCGGCCTCCCGTGGAACGATACGGCCCAAATAGATTTTTTAAACAGTGAAGCCCGCGAAAAGGTTATTCAAAAAATTCTCCATGTCGCAAGGAATTTTCCTATTATACGCTTTGATGCCGCTATGGTTCTCGCTAAAAAACATATTCGCCGCCTCTGGTATCCGGCTCCAGGTTCAGGCGGAGACATTGCAAGCCGCTCCCGCTATGCCCTCTCTATTGAAGAATTTGAAAGGAGAATCCCCAAAGAATTTTGGAGAGAGGTTGTAGACCGCTGTGCAAAAGAAGCCCCCGACACCCTCTTACTTGCCGAAGCTTTTTGGATGATGGAAGGCTATTTTGTCCGCACCCTCGGAATGCACCGCGTATATAATTCCGCCTTTATGAATATGCTCAAAAAAGAAGAAAACGCAAAATACAGGGAAACCATAAAAAATACCCTCGAATTCGATCCTGAGGTGTTAAGGCGTTATGTCAATTTTATGAATAACCCCGATGAAGAAACTGCTATAGCCCAATTCGGGGACGGAGATAAATACTTCGGTGTTTGCACGATGATGTCGGCTATGCCGGGGCTTCCCATGTTCGGACACGGTCAGCTAGAAGGCTTTACCGAAAAGTACGGCATGGAATATAGAAGATCTTATAAGGATGAGGCTGTAAACTCCGGCCTGCTTGAAAGACATAAAAAGGGAATTTTTCCTCTTTTAAAAAAACGATATATTTTTTCGGGCGTTGAAAAATTTAGACTCTTTGATTTTTGGAATGAAGGAAGCGTAAACGAAAATGTTTTTGTTTGGTCGAATTTTTTTAACGGAGAGCGCTCATTGATTTTTTATAATAATGCCTATGAAAGAGCATCGGGCTGGATACAACTTTCGGCGGCTTTTGCCGTAAAAAATGCACAAAATGAAAAAGAATTAAGGCAGGAAAATCTTATGGACTCTCTTAATTTAAATTCGGGAGAGGACTATTTTACGGTGTTTTATGAGCAGCGTTCTTCCTTATTCTTTTTAAGAAAAAATTCCGAGCTTGCCGAAAAAGGCTTTTTTGCAGCTTTGGACGGTTATCAATGCCAAGTATTTTTAAATATCAATGAGATTAAGGATGATGAGGGCTATTATAGGGAGCTATATCAAAAAGCGGACGGACGGGGTTTTAAAGATATTGAATTTGAAATAAATAAATGTAAGTATGGCGGTCTTTACAATACTATTCAAGATTTATGCGCTAAAGACTTATTCCCTCAAATTTCGGATTATTGTGGTACCTATAAAAAAGAAGCAATTGAAGATGTATCAGAAAAAATTGAAGATATATCAAAAAAACTTTACCCGAGATTATTGAATTTTTTTACTACCTTTGAAGAAGTGTTTTTTGAAACCTTTCATTACGATGAGGAAAAAGAAAGCTTAAAAACCATTAAAGAAAAAAACAAGATGCGTACTTTGTGCTTTAAAAATTCTATTGATTGCTTTTTATATCTTTGTTCAAATGAGCCTTCTTTGATCGATGAAAATATTAAGGATGAAAGTCTTAAGACCCAAGAACGGCTCTTTATAAATGCTCTTAAGACCTTGGTTTTTGACACAAGAGAGAATGTACTTTTGTATATGGCCAGTCTTTTATTGTCAGCCCTGTTTAAATTTTTCCCTAAAGAAAAGATTAAACTGTGCCGTTTTGATCTTGCTTTTGCCGAGCTGCTTTGTTCTTTCGGGCTTCCCGAAGTAAATTCAAAAAGTACCTTATTTTTGTTAAGCCGCTTATTTTGCTTACCTGAAACTGAGAAAAACTTTTTTGAAAATTCGGGTTCAAGCAAGGATTGCGTTAAGGATTTTATGGATTTTTGTGTACATGATGAAGTAATAAAAAACTATTTAGGTTTAAACGAGTGGAATGGGGAAATTTGGTTTAATAAAGAATCTACTGAAAGGCTGATTTTGGTAAATATTTTGTTTAAACTTGTATGGGAAGAAAGGCCTGAAGATAGTCTATTCAAATGCAATATTTTATCTTTAAACTTTTATGCAGGTATCTATTCGGATATGACCAAGATGTTTTCGGCTGCCGAATATAAATTAAAAAATATTATTGATTTTTCAAGCGAAAAGGCCTAG
- a CDS encoding DUF4349 domain-containing protein, translating into MKKKAFIFLCLSLVLNLFLSCGGKKAAYETGKSTRAESYMAESKSSSSDSAFKEDKKESDAVNTASLDNDNIERKLIKTGFIEFETEDIKKTRETIENLVTKYQAYISQEDEQHFQSNIRQTISIRIPKENFDNLLNELTIGIKKLDNKNITVEDVTEEFVDGLARLKVKKETEQTYLKILSQAKTVKDILEVQNQIQDLRSDIEAIEGRLRYLQKSVNYSTLNISMYQIINSSIARPSFFTKALNAVKEGIGLFSDIIIGILYLWIFILIIIAVAVIIIKKRRNKIKEKSLDN; encoded by the coding sequence ATGAAAAAAAAGGCTTTTATTTTTTTATGTTTAAGTCTGGTACTAAATCTTTTTCTTTCGTGCGGAGGGAAAAAGGCAGCTTATGAAACAGGTAAAAGCACCCGAGCTGAAAGTTACATGGCCGAATCCAAAAGTTCATCATCCGATTCTGCCTTTAAGGAAGACAAAAAAGAATCTGATGCAGTAAATACTGCAAGTTTAGATAACGACAATATCGAAAGAAAACTTATAAAAACAGGTTTTATAGAATTTGAAACCGAGGATATAAAAAAAACAAGGGAAACAATCGAAAACCTTGTAACAAAATATCAAGCCTATATAAGTCAAGAAGATGAACAGCATTTTCAGTCTAATATTAGGCAGACAATCAGTATTAGAATACCAAAAGAAAATTTTGATAATCTTTTAAATGAGCTTACTATAGGTATTAAAAAACTTGATAATAAAAACATTACGGTTGAAGATGTTACGGAAGAATTTGTAGACGGACTTGCCCGGTTAAAGGTAAAAAAAGAAACCGAACAAACTTATTTAAAAATTCTAAGCCAAGCAAAAACGGTAAAAGACATTTTAGAAGTGCAAAACCAAATTCAAGATTTACGCTCCGATATTGAAGCTATTGAAGGCCGTTTACGTTATTTACAAAAATCCGTAAATTACAGCACCTTAAATATTTCAATGTACCAAATTATCAATAGCAGTATAGCAAGACCTTCCTTCTTTACCAAGGCCCTCAATGCCGTAAAGGAAGGAATAGGTCTTTTTAGCGATATAATTATCGGCATCCTTTATCTTTGGATATTTATACTTATAATTATAGCTGTTGCGGTAATTATCATCAAAAAAAGACGCAATAAAATAAAGGAAAAATCTTTAGATAATTAA
- a CDS encoding FapA family protein, whose product MVRLNQIQEKMSEMHELDSGRFFVDISGETLDEALANAAIQLGMPVSSIDYEILQKGASGFFAIVPKEWKIRAYETVKVKKPQNIEDEKVETEDIIEDGTVINKDGMGYVFCAADGIYFKVTAPSGTGHAFDIKAARNKFRDRALPIPEDDILNPILEEKTGEYVRVAPYKRIPGNDAAMVVNISDDEMKAYLYVTPPTTGGVDLSADTIIAFLKNNRIIVGINEERVKQFQDSPVYREDYLVAEGIAPQNGADAKIIYNFEVDNTRVRLQETRSGQINFKELNLIQNVVEGQPVAQKVPAQRGKAGKTVTGKYLEALNGKDVAMPVGKNTKIAADGLTIVAEVNGQVLLVKNKITVQEIYVVEGDVSIRTGNITFLGSVFVNGNVDDGFVIKASGNIEVKGSVGRAELDTEGDIVVSQGIMGKEGGVIRAGKSIWSKFIQNTDVVEAGDMVIVSDGIIKSNVMANRKIICRGKKADIISGNLSASESISARNLGSVSGGNDLMLSVGFDPKSKERLNFLLQKQEMDQKSLEDLKLNLMSLEELKSKRGELPKDKEENYNKMNEYKYTLQTDIHEVQKEITQIKEYLNTLKNQGRVSASGHVYPGVRIVIRDTTEDVRMDCKATTFYLDKGIVRYGKYQEENEEDFKKVPSGYSTN is encoded by the coding sequence ATGGTTAGGCTTAATCAAATACAGGAAAAAATGTCTGAAATGCACGAACTGGATTCCGGGCGTTTTTTTGTTGATATAAGCGGAGAAACCCTTGATGAGGCCCTTGCAAACGCAGCTATACAATTAGGTATGCCCGTTTCATCGATAGACTATGAGATTCTGCAAAAAGGTGCTTCAGGTTTTTTTGCTATAGTTCCAAAAGAATGGAAGATAAGAGCCTACGAAACCGTAAAAGTAAAGAAGCCGCAAAATATCGAAGACGAAAAGGTTGAGACCGAAGATATAATTGAAGATGGAACTGTTATTAATAAAGACGGAATGGGATATGTTTTCTGTGCAGCCGACGGTATTTACTTTAAGGTAACTGCTCCCTCAGGTACGGGCCATGCTTTCGATATAAAGGCTGCCAGAAACAAGTTTAGGGACAGGGCTCTCCCCATTCCGGAGGACGATATTCTTAATCCCATATTGGAGGAGAAAACCGGAGAGTATGTCAGGGTTGCTCCTTATAAACGAATCCCGGGCAATGATGCTGCAATGGTTGTCAACATAAGCGATGACGAAATGAAGGCTTATCTTTATGTTACACCCCCGACAACCGGAGGCGTCGATCTTTCCGCAGATACCATTATCGCATTCTTAAAGAATAACAGGATAATAGTCGGAATAAATGAAGAGAGGGTCAAACAATTCCAAGATTCTCCCGTTTATCGTGAAGATTATCTGGTAGCGGAAGGCATAGCTCCTCAAAACGGAGCCGATGCAAAGATTATTTATAATTTTGAGGTAGATAATACACGGGTCCGCTTGCAGGAAACCCGTTCCGGGCAAATCAATTTTAAGGAATTAAATCTTATTCAAAACGTTGTTGAAGGACAGCCTGTAGCTCAAAAGGTCCCGGCTCAAAGAGGAAAGGCGGGAAAAACCGTTACAGGAAAATATCTTGAGGCCCTTAACGGAAAAGATGTTGCAATGCCCGTGGGCAAAAATACAAAGATTGCTGCGGATGGTTTAACTATAGTTGCAGAAGTAAACGGACAGGTTCTTTTAGTCAAAAATAAGATTACCGTACAAGAAATCTATGTAGTTGAAGGCGATGTTTCAATCAGAACCGGAAATATTACATTCTTGGGTTCGGTCTTTGTAAACGGAAACGTAGATGACGGCTTTGTTATAAAGGCTTCGGGAAATATAGAAGTTAAGGGCTCGGTCGGCAGGGCGGAGCTTGATACCGAAGGCGACATAGTTGTAAGTCAGGGTATCATGGGCAAAGAAGGCGGCGTAATAAGAGCAGGCAAATCTATCTGGTCTAAATTTATTCAAAACACCGATGTTGTTGAAGCCGGAGACATGGTTATTGTTTCGGACGGTATTATAAAATCGAATGTAATGGCTAACCGTAAAATTATATGCCGCGGAAAGAAGGCAGATATAATAAGCGGCAATTTAAGCGCCTCCGAATCTATCTCGGCAAGGAATTTAGGAAGTGTTTCAGGCGGAAACGATCTTATGTTAAGTGTAGGATTTGACCCGAAAAGCAAGGAGCGCTTAAACTTCTTGCTCCAAAAACAGGAAATGGATCAAAAAAGCTTGGAAGATTTAAAGCTTAATCTAATGAGCCTTGAAGAGCTTAAATCCAAGCGGGGAGAGCTTCCAAAAGATAAAGAAGAAAACTATAACAAGATGAACGAGTATAAATATACTCTTCAAACCGATATTCACGAAGTACAAAAAGAAATTACCCAAATAAAAGAGTATTTAAATACGTTGAAAAATCAAGGCAGGGTTTCCGCTTCCGGACATGTATATCCGGGAGTACGCATAGTTATACGGGATACCACCGAGGATGTAAGAATGGATTGTAAGGCTACTACATTCTATCTTGACAAGGGAATTGTGCGTTACGGAAAGTATCAAGAAGAGAACGAAGAGGATTTTAAGAAGGTTCCAAGTGGCTATTCAACCAATTGA
- the whiG gene encoding RNA polymerase sigma factor WhiG produces MANTDYENIPEEELWDKYKKTSDPKIREYFILKYAPLVKYVAGKVGIGMPTNVEFDDLVGYGVFGLLDAIEKYDLDKNVKFNTYAVNRIRGAIFDELRSIDWVPRSVRQKSREIEETIADLEARLGRSASNEEIAYAMGLDIEEYNSLLLKISATSVISLTDLRFSNDDSEEFSVGDIIEAPSSLNPDVIVEREDIKRVIVEAIKELPDREKKVLIMYYYEDMTLREIGEVLHVTESRVSQIHTSANIKLRAKLSNVTKGIK; encoded by the coding sequence ATGGCAAATACGGATTATGAAAATATACCTGAAGAAGAACTTTGGGATAAATACAAAAAAACCTCAGATCCTAAAATCAGAGAATATTTTATTTTAAAGTATGCTCCATTGGTAAAATACGTCGCCGGAAAAGTCGGTATAGGAATGCCTACAAATGTAGAATTTGACGACTTAGTCGGTTACGGCGTTTTCGGCCTTTTGGATGCTATAGAAAAATATGATCTCGATAAAAACGTTAAATTTAATACCTACGCCGTTAATAGAATAAGGGGAGCTATCTTTGATGAGCTGAGATCTATAGACTGGGTTCCCCGCTCGGTACGTCAAAAAAGCCGCGAAATTGAAGAAACAATTGCCGACTTGGAAGCTCGTCTAGGCCGCTCTGCCTCAAACGAAGAGATAGCCTATGCAATGGGCTTGGATATTGAAGAGTATAACTCTCTACTGCTTAAAATATCTGCAACAAGCGTTATTTCTTTGACCGATTTAAGGTTTTCTAATGATGATTCGGAAGAGTTTTCGGTAGGAGACATAATTGAAGCTCCTTCTTCTTTGAACCCTGATGTGATTGTAGAGCGTGAAGACATAAAGAGGGTAATAGTTGAAGCTATTAAAGAATTACCTGATAGAGAGAAAAAAGTTTTAATTATGTACTATTATGAGGATATGACTCTTAGGGAAATAGGAGAAGTCCTTCATGTAACCGAGTCCAGAGTTTCTCAGATACACACAAGCGCAAATATAAAATTGAGAGCTAAGCTTTCTAATGTTACAAAGGGCATAAAATAG
- a CDS encoding MinD/ParA family protein gives MTDQAEDLKTLMKNKNSSDKAVLSDLPPKRKSRIIAVTSGKGGVGKTNISTNMAIAYAKMGKNVIVIDADLGLANVNVMMNIIPKFNLYHVMKKQKKMSDIIIDTEYGIKFVAGASGFSKIANMEEAERSDFIKELYTLAEADIIIIDTSAGVSKNVLSFVAAADEVVIVTTSEPTAITDAYGIIKIIATEVENYDLNLKMVVNRVNSALEGKKIAERMIQIVAQFLNLKVEYLGFIYNDPAVEQAVLKQKPFFISAPKSKAASCLRHIVAKLEKTDYNEYSGLSGFLQKLFGRK, from the coding sequence ATGACGGATCAGGCAGAAGATTTAAAAACATTAATGAAAAATAAAAACAGCAGTGATAAGGCTGTGCTTTCAGACCTTCCTCCTAAAAGGAAGTCAAGGATTATTGCCGTAACCAGCGGAAAGGGCGGAGTCGGAAAAACAAATATTTCAACAAATATGGCTATTGCTTATGCCAAGATGGGAAAAAACGTTATTGTAATCGATGCGGATCTTGGCCTTGCAAACGTAAATGTTATGATGAACATAATTCCGAAATTCAATCTTTATCATGTAATGAAAAAACAAAAGAAAATGTCGGATATCATAATCGATACGGAGTACGGAATAAAATTTGTTGCCGGAGCTTCAGGTTTTTCAAAGATTGCAAATATGGAAGAAGCCGAAAGGTCCGATTTTATTAAAGAATTATACACCCTTGCAGAGGCGGATATAATAATAATCGACACCAGTGCAGGTGTTTCCAAAAACGTCCTCAGCTTTGTTGCTGCCGCCGATGAGGTTGTTATTGTTACCACCTCGGAACCTACGGCTATAACCGATGCTTACGGAATTATAAAAATAATCGCAACCGAAGTTGAAAACTATGATTTAAACCTAAAAATGGTTGTAAATCGTGTAAATTCCGCCCTTGAAGGGAAAAAAATAGCTGAACGCATGATACAGATAGTAGCCCAGTTTTTAAACCTAAAAGTCGAGTACTTAGGCTTTATTTACAATGATCCTGCGGTTGAACAGGCTGTCTTAAAGCAAAAGCCCTTTTTTATATCTGCTCCGAAAAGTAAAGCAGCGAGTTGTTTGCGTCACATAGTTGCAAAACTTGAAAAAACGGATTATAATGAATATTCAGGCCTTTCCGGCTTTTTACAAAAACTGTTTGGAAGAAAGTAG
- the flhF gene encoding flagellar biosynthesis protein FlhF: MASGGIKFIMETFVEEASTYEKCIQKIQEKYGPNIMITRREVKRNEGFLSLFNKETIRLSFNIQNEAFVPKFSNNEEEVKSKSAVAPIKPYSPANLAEERLKIMKLAAAQSEEMAEKMMPYIEKLENQSSSPIKTDIESKEFKNLAETVERLVEEIRLKNSPSQEHENISKIAALLEENDFTAKYIRSIKEKISKNLSLAELNDFELVQKKVLDWIASSIQIKLEETNNDDPSKKQKLIALVGPTGIGKTTTLAKLAAYYILAVSKLEKRSLDVRVITIDQYRIGAAFQIKKYCEHMGIPLIIATDPLDLHKYLDLYKDSADIICIDTTGRSPTDPEKILEMQKYFDEIEPGRIETHLVVSAVTKAADIIEIIKQYSVFNFSSLIITKLDETAHVGSIISVLDEYKIPVAYITEGQTVPKDIARASKLVLLRKLTGFSLDYINENFNDEISIVWS; encoded by the coding sequence ATGGCTTCGGGTGGTATAAAGTTTATTATGGAAACATTTGTCGAGGAAGCTTCAACATACGAAAAGTGTATTCAAAAAATTCAAGAAAAGTATGGGCCGAATATAATGATTACCCGCCGCGAGGTAAAAAGAAATGAAGGCTTCCTTAGTCTTTTTAATAAAGAAACGATAAGGTTGAGTTTTAATATTCAAAATGAAGCCTTCGTTCCCAAATTCTCAAACAATGAAGAAGAAGTTAAATCTAAGTCAGCTGTTGCTCCCATAAAACCTTATTCTCCGGCAAATCTTGCAGAAGAGCGTTTAAAAATAATGAAACTGGCTGCGGCTCAATCGGAAGAAATGGCCGAGAAGATGATGCCCTATATCGAAAAGCTTGAAAATCAAAGCTCTTCTCCAATAAAAACCGATATTGAATCTAAGGAGTTTAAAAACCTTGCAGAAACCGTTGAGAGGCTGGTAGAAGAAATAAGGCTAAAGAACTCTCCTTCCCAGGAGCATGAAAATATTTCGAAAATTGCGGCTCTTTTGGAAGAAAATGATTTTACCGCTAAATATATCCGCTCCATAAAAGAAAAGATATCTAAAAATTTAAGTTTAGCCGAATTAAACGATTTTGAGCTTGTCCAAAAAAAAGTTCTTGACTGGATAGCTTCTTCCATACAGATAAAACTTGAAGAAACAAACAATGACGATCCTTCTAAAAAGCAAAAACTTATTGCCTTGGTCGGGCCCACAGGTATAGGAAAGACTACAACTCTTGCAAAACTTGCTGCCTATTATATTTTGGCTGTTTCTAAGCTTGAAAAGCGCTCTCTTGATGTGAGGGTAATAACTATCGATCAATACAGAATAGGTGCGGCCTTTCAAATAAAAAAATACTGCGAGCACATGGGCATTCCGCTTATCATAGCAACCGATCCATTAGATTTACACAAATATCTCGATCTATATAAGGATTCTGCCGATATTATATGTATAGATACGACAGGGCGAAGTCCGACCGATCCCGAAAAGATACTTGAGATGCAAAAGTATTTCGATGAGATAGAGCCGGGCCGGATTGAAACCCATCTTGTAGTAAGTGCCGTAACTAAGGCTGCCGACATAATCGAAATAATAAAACAATATTCCGTTTTTAATTTTTCGAGCCTTATAATTACAAAGCTTGATGAAACGGCTCATGTTGGCAGTATTATCAGTGTATTGGATGAATACAAGATTCCTGTCGCCTATATAACCGAAGGCCAAACAGTACCCAAGGATATAGCTAGGGCTTCCAAGCTTGTTTTGTTAAGGAAACTTACAGGGTTCTCTTTGGATTATATCAATGAAAATTTCAATGACGAAATTTCTATAGTATGGAGCTAA
- a CDS encoding pyridoxal phosphate-dependent aminotransferase, whose product MEHGGVLSYKKKDEVLIDFSSNINPLMAPKGLKKALSASFNNLLVYPDIRYRSLKKVTAQYLKCRPENIVLGNGAVEIIDNFCSMFKRVVLCTPCFSEYGLRALVHNKPVLELPYLPDFLPDIAGLEKKLRAGDLLILGNPNNPTGLRIEKTALLQIYSLVQKTGVFLLLDEAFYEFCPPDYDSIALFKKDGYKNICIIRAATKFFGLPGIRLGYACTSTDTAAALSKIEMAWHINAFAEAAAPAIFFDEDFIAKSKAYIQKERVFLLENIEKYGTSGEIKLQTYKSQCNFILLKVLNAKDEDALKFFEKKGILIRTCSSFKTLGDNHIRIAVRSHKDNCKFINAISSKRSK is encoded by the coding sequence TTGGAACACGGCGGGGTTTTGTCCTATAAAAAGAAGGACGAAGTTTTAATTGATTTTAGTAGTAATATAAATCCTCTAATGGCACCTAAGGGCTTAAAAAAGGCCTTAAGTGCCTCTTTTAATAACCTTTTGGTTTATCCCGATATCCGTTACCGCTCGCTAAAAAAGGTAACGGCTCAATATTTAAAATGCAGACCTGAAAATATTGTTTTGGGGAATGGGGCTGTAGAAATAATCGATAATTTTTGTTCAATGTTTAAGAGGGTTGTTTTATGCACGCCCTGTTTTTCGGAATACGGATTAAGGGCTCTTGTGCATAATAAACCGGTTTTAGAGCTTCCTTATCTTCCCGATTTTTTGCCCGATATTGCCGGCCTTGAAAAAAAACTGAGGGCGGGCGACCTTCTCATCTTGGGGAATCCGAATAATCCCACAGGCTTAAGAATAGAAAAAACTGCTCTTTTACAAATTTATTCTCTTGTACAAAAAACAGGGGTTTTTTTGCTTTTAGATGAGGCTTTTTACGAGTTTTGCCCGCCTGACTATGACAGCATAGCTCTGTTTAAAAAAGACGGCTATAAAAATATCTGTATAATAAGGGCTGCAACCAAATTTTTTGGTCTTCCGGGGATACGCTTAGGCTATGCCTGTACCTCAACCGATACGGCAGCCGCTCTTTCTAAAATCGAGATGGCTTGGCACATAAACGCCTTTGCAGAAGCTGCCGCTCCTGCAATCTTTTTTGATGAGGACTTTATAGCAAAAAGCAAGGCCTATATTCAAAAAGAAAGAGTTTTTTTGCTCGAAAATATTGAAAAATACGGAACAAGCGGCGAGATAAAATTACAAACTTATAAAAGTCAGTGCAATTTTATTCTTCTTAAAGTTTTAAATGCAAAAGATGAAGATGCTTTAAAGTTTTTTGAAAAAAAGGGAATCTTAATCAGAACCTGCAGCAGTTTTAAAACTCTCGGAGATAATCATATCAGAATTGCCGTACGTTCTCATAAAGATAATTGTAAATTTATTAACGCAATAAGCTCTAAAAGGTCAAAATAA